Proteins from a genomic interval of Drosophila willistoni isolate 14030-0811.24 chromosome 2L unlocalized genomic scaffold, UCI_dwil_1.1 Seg139, whole genome shotgun sequence:
- the LOC6638215 gene encoding Krueppel-like factor luna isoform X2, with product MDILPSGNIFSELERICATGYFSSQPSIEDQWQQTCYELERYLHDEPKLQKIHSELDTAWGIFSTPARLLEELKIKEQNLDTISTTSSVSSNCSGISWDSNGSAQTLSCSVLVKQERIDEEDEAGVVGVGVDDKMSVLFAAPPSAISPNPSISSGGNMTPTSSTISNTSNSNSNTSTSNQMSNCNTITLSSSSSSAPGIKVRVLQAKSQHHQHQHHLGHHVQDFVLPTLTPPSSPESSLRTHNYAAQPQQQQRSKQIDASELAALIQQQQQQQQQQQQQSNSTPPTAILRFTSHQLSVKGQQQPTMTQLQQQQQQLAVQHLSISPQALTSNSSSNSSNSSSSSNSNTNSSINSPSTSPSETNNTSAASSNTNVITSSSSSNNNNNSNDQASITNNTNSNTNTAVATAATTNIPRSTIVRLTTANGKPGAAGISLARVIQMQNNGQSNVAAVLTAAATSNNNNSNNIQQQVVNSPRSDKSTNASAKSHHPRQHHSSSNSSSSSSDHSPDAKRRIHKCQFLGCKKVYTKSSHLKAHQRTHTEC from the exons ACCTGCTATGAATTGGAACGCTATCTGCACGATGAGCCCAAGCTACAGAAAATTCACAGTGAATTGGATACCGCTTGGGGTATATTCTCGACACCTGCCCGCCTGTTAgaagaattgaaaattaaagaGCAAAATTTGGATACGATATCGACCACATCGTCGGTATCATCGAATTGTTCGGGCATCTCCTGGGATAGCAATGGTTCCGCCCAGACATTAAGCTGTTCGGTGCTGGTCAAACAGGAGCGCATCGATGAGGAAGATGAGGCGGGAGTGGTGGGTGTGGGAGTCGATGATAAGATGAGTGTGTTGTTTGCAGCGCCGCCATCGGCCATATCGCCAAATCCTAGCATTAGCAGTGGAGGAAATATGACGCCCACCAGCAGCACCATTAGCAACactagcaacagcaacagcaacactaGCACTAGCAATCAAATGAGCAATTGCAATACCATCACATTGAGCTCAAGCAGCAGCTCAGCGCCGGGCATTAAGGTGCGCGTTTTGCAGGCCAAAAGTCAGCATCATCAGCACCAGCATCATTTGGGCCACCATGTGCAGGATTTTGTATTGCCCACATTAACGCCGCCATCATCGCCCGAATCCAGCCTGCGAACACATAACTATGCTGCGCAaccgcagcagcaacaaagaTCGAAACAAATTGATGCCAGCGAGTTGGCTGCTTTGattcaacagcagcagcaacaacaacagcagcagcaacagcaatcgAATTCCACCCCCCCTACAGCAATCTTACGCTTTACCAGCCATCAATTGTCAGTTAAAGGTCAGCAGCAGCCAACAATGACGCaattgcaacagcagcaacaacaattggcTGTACAGCATTTGAGCATATCGCCGCAGGCTTTAactagcaacagcagcagcaacagcagtaaTAGTAGTTctagcagcaacagcaacaccaacagcagcatTAATTCTCCGAGCACATCACCCAGCGAGACTAACAACACTAGCGCCGCCAGCAGCAACACTAATGTCATTaccagtagcagcagcagcaacaacaacaacaacagtaacgATCAGGCAAGCATCACtaacaacaccaacagcaacaccaataCCGCTGTAGCCACCGCCGCCACTACCAACATTCCCCGCAGCACCATTGTACGTTTGACCACGGCCAATGGAAAGCCAGGTGCCGCTGGCATAAGTCTAGCACGTGTCATACAAATGCAAAACAATGGCCAATCTAATGTTGCTGCCGTACTGACAGCAGCTGCcactagcaacaacaacaacagcaataacatcCAGCAACAAGTTGTTAATTCGCCGCGTAGTGACAAATCCACAAATG CTTCTGCCAAAAGCCATCACCCGCGCCAACAccatagcagcagcaacagcagcagcagcagcagtgatCATAGCCCGGATGCCAAACGTCGGATACACAAGTGCCAATTTCTGGGCTGTAAAAAAGTCTATACGAAAAGTTCACATCTGAAGGCCCACCAAAGAACGCACACAG AGTGCTGA